The following are encoded together in the Desulfococcus multivorans genome:
- a CDS encoding ribose-phosphate diphosphokinase codes for MATFFENHFQGGCYDEKTPYPRPRPRMVDPPLRLSGQCRHRRRLPGRLRFPVCVPGGDRRGAGSDLAAMTLSLIPGTANPALAEAIVGRLGMTATTCRIEAFPDDELQVRIGHSLAGSDVYIVQSTGPPVGRNLLELLLIADAARRAGAMRVTAVVPYFGYARQDRRTDTGEPVGAKVLADMIATRADQMITVHLHNPAIEGFFSLPVEHLLPTRLIAGRLKEIVSGDAVLVAPDLGAVKLTQRYADDLDLPVAYVHKERVSGERVAVRRIIGEIADRSPIVVDDMISTGRTLISTIEALGERGCRLPATVAVTHALPVEGAVARLMSHPVGSIIATNSLVQTPERPAAMEILDLAPLIAEAIRRRHEKTSAAGH; via the coding sequence GTGGCCACGTTCTTCGAAAACCATTTCCAGGGAGGCTGTTATGATGAAAAGACCCCGTACCCGAGACCAAGGCCGCGGATGGTCGATCCCCCGCTGCGGCTTTCTGGCCAGTGCCGGCACCGGCGCCGTCTGCCTGGCCGTCTCCGGTTCCCTGTTTGCGTCCCGGGGGGTGATCGAAGAGGCGCTGGATCGGATCTCGCGGCCATGACCCTTTCCCTCATACCGGGCACGGCGAACCCCGCCCTGGCGGAGGCGATCGTCGGCCGCCTCGGGATGACGGCGACGACATGCCGAATCGAGGCCTTTCCCGATGACGAGCTTCAGGTCAGGATCGGTCATTCCCTGGCAGGAAGCGACGTCTACATCGTCCAGTCCACCGGGCCGCCGGTGGGGCGGAACCTGCTGGAGCTGCTCCTCATCGCCGACGCCGCCAGGCGCGCCGGCGCAATGCGCGTCACGGCGGTGGTCCCCTATTTCGGCTACGCCCGCCAGGATCGCCGCACCGATACAGGGGAGCCGGTGGGGGCCAAGGTCCTGGCGGACATGATCGCGACGCGCGCGGACCAGATGATCACCGTCCACCTCCACAATCCGGCCATCGAAGGCTTCTTTTCCCTGCCCGTCGAACACCTCCTCCCGACACGGCTGATCGCCGGCCGCCTCAAGGAGATCGTCTCCGGCGACGCCGTGCTGGTGGCGCCGGACCTGGGCGCCGTCAAGCTGACCCAGCGCTACGCCGACGACCTGGACCTGCCCGTGGCTTACGTCCACAAGGAGCGCGTCAGCGGCGAGCGCGTGGCGGTGCGGCGGATCATCGGCGAGATCGCGGACCGCTCCCCGATCGTAGTCGACGACATGATCAGCACCGGCAGGACCCTGATCTCGACCATCGAGGCCCTCGGCGAGCGCGGCTGCCGGCTCCCCGCCACGGTGGCCGTCACCCACGCGCTGCCTGTGGAGGGCGCCGTGGCAAGACTCATGTCCCATCCAGTCGGCAGCATCATCGCCACCAACTCCCTCGTCCAGACGCCGGAGCGGCCCGCCGCCATGGAGATCCTTGACCTCGCCCCGCTGATCGCCGAGGCGATCCGCCGCCGCCACGAGAAGACGAGCGCTGCGGGGCATTAG
- a CDS encoding PHP domain-containing protein produces MPIYNKDIGDPESLREAAESGRIRELEGFGATLEANILEEIRKKSWGRLRTPWHVAEKVARAYVAYLAADESVGKVVVAGSFRRRKATFGDLHGGVLGIR; encoded by the coding sequence ATGCCGATCTACAACAAGGACATCGGCGACCCGGAATCCCTGCGGGAGGCCGCCGAGAGCGGCAGGATCCGGGAGCTGGAAGGGTTCGGCGCCACCCTCGAAGCGAACATCCTGGAAGAAATCCGAAAAAAAAGCTGGGGTCGCCTCCGGACCCCATGGCATGTCGCCGAAAAGGTCGCCCGTGCCTATGTCGCCTATCTGGCGGCGGACGAGAGTGTGGGGAAGGTGGTCGTGGCCGGCAGCTTCCGGCGCCGAAAGGCTACCTTCGGGGATCTCCACGGCGGGGTCCTCGGGATCAGATGA
- a CDS encoding HPF/RaiA family ribosome-associated protein produces MIIPPEITCRNVDSSPALESIILEKAAKLDEVHDKIMSCRTAIEKVQEHQRSGSPYRVRIIVRVPPNKELVVSRDPGNGDVNERLKTAVNDAFDTMRRQLVRLKQKQHGDVKVHETPGVIGHVVRLFPDEGFGFLRTLEGRELYFHRNSVLHDDFGRLEVGTGVRCFPREGEKGPQASTVQIIDKPGAAMAQVPEPKVETPEGWNP; encoded by the coding sequence ATGATTATACCCCCTGAAATCACCTGCCGAAACGTCGACAGCAGCCCCGCCCTCGAGTCTATCATCCTCGAGAAGGCGGCCAAGTTGGACGAGGTCCATGACAAGATTATGAGCTGCCGGACCGCCATCGAAAAGGTCCAGGAGCACCAGCGCAGCGGAAGCCCGTATCGCGTGCGGATCATCGTCCGGGTGCCGCCGAACAAAGAGCTCGTCGTCAGCCGCGATCCCGGCAACGGCGACGTGAATGAACGCCTGAAAACCGCGGTGAACGATGCATTCGACACCATGCGCCGGCAGCTGGTCAGGTTGAAGCAGAAGCAGCACGGCGATGTCAAGGTCCATGAAACGCCGGGTGTCATCGGCCACGTGGTGCGGCTCTTCCCCGATGAGGGTTTCGGGTTTCTCCGCACCCTCGAGGGGCGTGAACTCTATTTCCACCGGAACAGTGTGCTTCACGATGACTTCGGGCGCCTCGAGGTCGGCACCGGTGTGCGGTGCTTTCCCCGGGAGGGCGAGAAAGGGCCCCAGGCGAGCACCGTGCAGATCATCGACAAGCCGGGCGCGGCCATGGCCCAGGTGCCCGAGCCGAAGGTGGAGACGCCGGAAGGCTGGAATCCGTGA
- a CDS encoding SDR family oxidoreductase: MKPVSEQSILITGATDGIGRITAERLAQMGARVLLHGRDPEKCRAARDEIRRETGSDKLEFYVADFSSLPEVRRMAAEVLAAHDGLDVLINNAGVLPVPGGKKDRPRSDQGHELCMAVNYLAPFLLTILLLPLLRASGAARIVNVSSAAQEAIDFEDFMLADGYSPMRAYARSKLALAMFTIELDRRLKSDGITVNCLHPGSLLDTKMVRQAFGTPQGTAESGAEVEVYVAVSPDVDGVSGAYFDRMTQAEAHAQAYDAEIRQRLWALSLELTDAGAGTDH, from the coding sequence ATGAAACCCGTAAGCGAACAGTCCATATTGATCACCGGCGCCACCGACGGCATCGGCAGAATCACGGCCGAGCGCTTGGCGCAGATGGGCGCCCGGGTGCTGCTTCACGGCCGCGATCCGGAAAAGTGTCGCGCGGCCAGGGATGAGATCCGACGGGAAACCGGCAGCGACAAGCTGGAATTCTATGTCGCCGATTTTTCGTCGCTGCCCGAGGTGCGGCGCATGGCGGCGGAGGTGCTCGCCGCCCACGACGGCCTCGATGTCCTGATCAACAACGCCGGCGTCCTCCCGGTCCCCGGCGGGAAGAAGGATCGGCCCCGGAGCGACCAGGGGCATGAGCTCTGCATGGCGGTCAACTACCTGGCCCCGTTTCTGTTGACTATTCTGCTCCTGCCGCTCCTTCGGGCTTCGGGAGCCGCCCGGATCGTCAACGTGAGTTCAGCCGCCCAGGAAGCCATCGATTTCGAGGACTTCATGCTCGCCGACGGGTACAGCCCCATGCGCGCCTACGCCCGGAGCAAGCTGGCCCTGGCTATGTTCACCATTGAGCTGGACCGACGGCTCAAGTCGGACGGCATTACCGTCAACTGCCTGCATCCCGGCAGCCTTCTGGACACCAAGATGGTCCGACAGGCCTTTGGCACGCCCCAGGGCACCGCCGAATCCGGCGCCGAGGTCGAGGTCTACGTGGCCGTCTCCCCCGATGTGGATGGGGTGAGCGGCGCCTATTTCGATCGAATGACCCAGGCCGAGGCCCACGCTCAGGCATATGATGCAGAGATTCGGCAGCGACTGTGGGCGCTCAGCCTCGAGTTGACCGATGCGGGGGCGGGCACCGATCATTGA
- a CDS encoding slipin family protein, translating to MPPITIYLIITIAVIGFLSSAIRILREYERAVVFTLGRFTGVKGPGLIILIPMVQQMVRIDLRTIVEDVPTQDVISRDNVSVKVNAVLYYRVVDAEKAVNQVENFQAATSQLAQTTLRSVLGKHELDEMLAERDKLNSDIQEILDEQTDAWGIKVNIVEIKHVDIDESMIRAIARQAEAERNRRAKVINAEGENQAADKLVSAARKLAVQGEAMQLRYLSALHDISGNPGSTVVFPFPMEMGHLFAPKGVTKLESDQKLEQKSGHQSDEGSES from the coding sequence ATGCCGCCCATTACCATTTATCTGATCATCACCATCGCGGTCATCGGGTTCCTCAGTTCGGCCATCCGCATTCTGCGGGAGTACGAGCGGGCCGTGGTCTTTACCCTGGGGCGCTTCACCGGGGTCAAGGGGCCGGGGCTCATCATCCTGATCCCCATGGTCCAGCAGATGGTCCGGATTGACTTGAGAACCATCGTCGAGGATGTCCCGACACAGGACGTCATCTCGCGGGACAACGTCTCGGTGAAGGTGAACGCCGTGCTCTACTACCGGGTGGTGGACGCCGAAAAGGCCGTCAACCAGGTGGAGAATTTCCAGGCCGCCACCAGCCAACTTGCCCAGACGACCCTGCGGTCGGTGCTGGGCAAGCACGAGCTGGACGAGATGCTGGCGGAGCGGGACAAGCTCAACAGCGACATCCAGGAGATCCTGGACGAGCAGACCGACGCCTGGGGCATCAAGGTCAACATCGTGGAGATCAAGCATGTAGACATCGACGAGAGCATGATTCGGGCCATCGCGCGACAGGCCGAAGCGGAACGAAACCGTCGGGCGAAAGTCATCAATGCCGAGGGAGAAAACCAGGCCGCCGACAAACTGGTTTCCGCCGCCAGGAAACTGGCCGTCCAGGGCGAAGCCATGCAGCTGCGGTACCTGTCTGCCCTCCACGACATCAGCGGCAACCCGGGGTCCACCGTCGTCTTCCCGTTCCCCATGGAGATGGGACACCTCTTTGCCCCGAAAGGCGTTACAAAACTGGAATCAGATCAAAAATTGGAACAAAAATCAGGCCATCAGTCAGATGAAGGATCGGAATCATAA
- a CDS encoding YbaK/EbsC family protein, with translation MSHSPAYTSQEIAEAAGIPGKELAKTVLVKLDGAPAMAGAPSSLEIDFG, from the coding sequence ATCAGCCATTCCCCCGCCTATACATCCCAGGAGATCGCCGAGGCGGCGGGAATCCCCGGGAAGGAGCTCGCAAAGACGGTGCTGGTGAAGCTTGACGGCGCACCGGCCATGGCCGGTGCGCCGTCGAGCCTCGAAATCGACTTCGGCTGA
- a CDS encoding NfeD family protein: MKIFSLLMVLLWGLQPMAAVQAAPPDGAAGPSAQILHITGPIGPATAEFVHDGFGIARARNAALIILAMDTPGGLAESMRAVIHDILDSPVPVAGFVFPSGSRADSAGTYILYAAHVAAMAPGTNLGAATPVMIGGGLPLPGPDDEPKPDDDQKPQPDKPAKGAMAAKVVNDAAAYIRSLAEMRGRNAEWAERSVREGVSLSVNEALEMKVIDVVAADIDALLERIDGRKVTAAGRQVTLRTAGLKAETIEPGWRIRLLSILTNPNIAFILMLVGVYGLIFEFANPGSVGPGVFGGICLLLGFYALNVLPINTTGLGLLLLAIALMAAEAFVPSFGILGIGGIIAFVLAAMMLFDSDIPGFRISWPVIAVTAAGSGGLLIFLLGYAWRAQRRPVTTGVESLVGKSAEVLEWSHGQGYVRLGGERWKAVGEGNFSPRDRVEVLAGRGLVLVVHKKHHKL; this comes from the coding sequence ATGAAGATTTTTTCACTGTTGATGGTCTTGCTCTGGGGGCTTCAGCCGATGGCGGCGGTTCAGGCGGCGCCTCCGGATGGAGCCGCCGGTCCTTCGGCGCAGATCCTCCATATCACGGGCCCCATCGGCCCAGCCACCGCGGAATTCGTACACGACGGTTTCGGGATCGCCCGCGCGCGAAACGCCGCGCTGATCATTCTGGCGATGGACACGCCCGGCGGGCTGGCGGAGAGCATGCGCGCCGTCATTCACGACATCCTGGATTCGCCGGTGCCGGTGGCGGGGTTCGTCTTCCCGTCGGGTTCGCGGGCGGACAGCGCGGGCACCTACATCCTCTATGCCGCCCATGTGGCCGCCATGGCGCCGGGCACCAACCTGGGCGCCGCAACGCCCGTCATGATCGGCGGGGGGCTGCCCCTGCCCGGCCCGGACGACGAGCCGAAACCTGACGACGACCAAAAGCCGCAGCCCGACAAGCCGGCCAAAGGCGCCATGGCGGCCAAGGTCGTCAACGACGCGGCTGCCTACATCCGGAGCCTTGCCGAGATGCGGGGGCGCAACGCCGAGTGGGCCGAACGGTCCGTGCGCGAAGGGGTCAGCCTTTCGGTGAACGAAGCTCTCGAAATGAAGGTCATCGACGTGGTTGCCGCCGACATCGACGCGCTGCTGGAGCGGATCGACGGGCGAAAGGTGACGGCGGCCGGCCGTCAGGTCACCCTACGCACCGCCGGCCTGAAAGCCGAGACCATCGAACCGGGCTGGCGCATCCGGCTGCTGTCGATCCTGACGAACCCCAACATCGCCTTCATTCTGATGCTGGTGGGGGTGTACGGCCTCATTTTCGAGTTCGCGAATCCCGGATCCGTCGGACCCGGGGTGTTCGGGGGCATCTGCCTTCTTTTGGGATTTTACGCCCTCAACGTGCTGCCCATCAACACCACGGGTTTGGGGCTGCTCCTGCTGGCCATCGCCCTCATGGCGGCCGAGGCTTTCGTCCCCTCCTTCGGCATCCTGGGCATCGGGGGCATCATCGCCTTTGTGCTGGCGGCCATGATGCTGTTTGACAGCGATATCCCCGGATTCAGGATATCCTGGCCGGTGATCGCCGTCACGGCGGCCGGCAGCGGCGGGCTTCTGATCTTTCTCCTCGGCTATGCCTGGCGGGCCCAGCGCCGTCCGGTCACCACCGGGGTCGAGAGCCTGGTGGGGAAGTCTGCGGAGGTGCTGGAATGGTCGCATGGCCAGGGATACGTCCGGCTCGGCGGCGAGCGCTGGAAGGCCGTTGGAGAGGGGAACTTTTCCCCCCGTGACCGGGTCGAGGTGCTCGCCGGCAGAGGGCTGGTCCTGGTGGTGCATAAAAAACATCATAAACTGTGA
- a CDS encoding GYD domain-containing protein — protein sequence MSEFVMLTRLSANAVHLPMALEELEKKIMAQIRSECPRVEWLHSYAILGPYDYMDIFRAPDDADAFKVATIIRSYGYAHTEIWGAKEWQAFKALIRDLSREQ from the coding sequence ATGTCTGAGTTCGTGATGCTCACGCGGCTCTCTGCCAATGCCGTCCATCTGCCGATGGCGCTGGAGGAGCTCGAGAAAAAAATCATGGCGCAGATCCGCTCCGAATGCCCACGGGTGGAGTGGCTCCACAGCTACGCCATTCTGGGGCCCTATGACTACATGGACATCTTCCGCGCCCCCGACGACGCCGACGCGTTCAAGGTGGCGACCATCATCCGCTCCTACGGATATGCCCATACCGAGATCTGGGGGGCGAAGGAGTGGCAGGCCTTCAAGGCGCTGATCCGGGATTTGTCCAGGGAGCAATAA